A part of Desulfofundulus salinus genomic DNA contains:
- a CDS encoding cation:proton antiporter, which yields MNTWLVAATWIGLALAAGLISVRTGISVAMVEIMVGVIGGNYLGLEVNTWVNFLAGLGAIVLTFLAGAEVDPAVLKSKFKESVSLGLVSFLFPFLGAFAYAYYVAGWNLQAAQIAGIALSTTSVAIVYAVMVETRLNETELGQVILAACFITDLGTVLALGILFANYDYWMLIFIAATAVVLLLMPKITPAFQERFGRQVSQIEVKYVLFALLLLGGLANKANSEAVLPAYLLGLALAGFFQSEKELLQRIRAAAFAFLTPFYFLKAGLYVSLPAVAGSLGLILILLVVKMATKFAGVWPLTWLFRYKPREGMYTTLLMSTGLTFGTISALFGLSHNFINQQQYTVLVTVVIASGVIPTIIAQAFFRPRVEAAEAGEAVSISKSRPAPEK from the coding sequence TTGAACACGTGGCTTGTGGCGGCCACCTGGATTGGGCTGGCCCTGGCCGCCGGGTTGATTTCCGTACGTACCGGTATATCGGTGGCCATGGTGGAGATCATGGTGGGGGTAATCGGTGGTAATTACCTGGGACTGGAAGTAAATACCTGGGTTAACTTCCTGGCGGGATTGGGCGCCATTGTCCTCACCTTTCTGGCCGGGGCCGAGGTTGATCCGGCGGTGCTGAAAAGCAAATTCAAGGAAAGTGTTTCCTTGGGTTTGGTATCTTTTCTATTCCCTTTCCTGGGAGCTTTTGCCTATGCCTACTATGTGGCCGGGTGGAACCTGCAGGCTGCGCAGATTGCCGGCATCGCCCTTTCCACCACTTCCGTGGCCATAGTTTACGCAGTCATGGTGGAAACGCGCCTGAATGAAACAGAACTGGGGCAAGTCATCCTGGCCGCATGTTTTATTACCGACCTGGGTACGGTGCTGGCCCTGGGTATACTTTTTGCCAACTATGACTACTGGATGCTCATCTTTATTGCGGCCACCGCGGTTGTCCTGTTATTAATGCCCAAAATCACACCCGCCTTTCAGGAAAGGTTCGGCCGCCAGGTAAGCCAGATTGAAGTAAAATACGTGCTTTTTGCCCTGCTGTTGCTGGGCGGGCTGGCCAACAAGGCCAACAGCGAAGCGGTTTTGCCGGCCTACCTGCTGGGCCTGGCCCTGGCGGGTTTCTTTCAAAGTGAAAAAGAACTTTTGCAGCGCATCCGGGCCGCCGCCTTTGCCTTCCTCACCCCATTCTACTTCCTGAAAGCAGGTCTGTATGTTTCCCTGCCCGCCGTCGCCGGTTCCCTTGGGCTGATCCTGATCCTGCTGGTGGTGAAAATGGCCACCAAGTTTGCCGGGGTATGGCCTTTAACCTGGCTGTTCAGGTATAAACCCCGTGAGGGCATGTACACCACATTGCTCATGTCCACCGGCCTGACCTTTGGCACCATCTCGGCACTTTTCGGGTTGAGCCATAATTTCATCAACCAGCAACAATATACCGTCCTGGTCACGGTGGTGATAGCCAGCGGGGTAATTCCCACCATTATCGCCCAGGCCTTTTTCCGGCCCCGGGTAGAAGCGGCCGAAGCCGGGGAAGCAGTTTCCATCTCCAAAAGCCGCCCGGCACCGGAGAAGTGA
- a CDS encoding heparan-alpha-glucosaminide N-acetyltransferase, with protein MKPTVSASTVKKHIKAASINRVWEIDLFRGVALLLMVTFHLLYDLAEFYHLPLDYQKGLIYYTGKGAAILFILIAGISSFFSTNNLRRGIKILLWGFIIYIITGVALPGSNIIFGILQFLGTSMILAPLFMGLPSPVLTVLGALILLAEHYTGTLTWPHNWLAWLGLVREDFFSVDYYPLLPWFGVFLWGMVLGQMFYPSKRSLFPHSPLPFHPLGRSLQFLGRHSLTIYLVHQPVILLLLYLFFLAVK; from the coding sequence ATAAAGCCGACCGTCAGCGCGAGCACAGTAAAAAAGCACATAAAAGCCGCATCGATCAACCGCGTATGGGAAATTGACCTGTTCCGGGGAGTGGCCCTCCTGTTGATGGTGACCTTTCACTTACTTTACGACCTGGCAGAGTTTTACCATCTTCCCCTGGATTACCAGAAGGGGCTAATTTACTATACCGGAAAAGGAGCGGCCATTCTCTTCATCCTCATTGCGGGCATAAGCTCTTTCTTCAGCACCAATAACCTGCGGCGGGGTATAAAAATCCTCCTGTGGGGGTTCATCATTTATATCATTACCGGGGTGGCGCTCCCCGGGAGCAACATCATCTTCGGCATCCTGCAATTCCTGGGGACAAGCATGATCCTGGCCCCCCTTTTCATGGGACTGCCTTCACCGGTTCTAACGGTCCTGGGCGCCCTTATCCTGCTGGCCGAACACTATACCGGCACCCTTACCTGGCCCCACAACTGGCTGGCCTGGCTGGGCCTGGTGAGGGAGGACTTCTTTTCCGTGGACTATTACCCCCTTCTCCCCTGGTTTGGGGTGTTCCTGTGGGGCATGGTCCTGGGGCAAATGTTTTACCCCTCTAAACGAAGCCTTTTTCCCCATTCTCCCCTGCCCTTCCACCCGCTGGGCCGGTCCTTACAATTCCTGGGCCGGCATTCGCTGACCATCTACCTGGTACACCAGCCGGTGATTTTATTACTCCTGTACTTGTTTTTCCTGGCTGTAAAATAG
- a CDS encoding heavy metal translocating P-type ATPase, producing MKQISIPVEGMTCAACVARVERALKNTPGVAGAVVNLVTGKANVKYDPDKVSLEELVNTIRELGYQVPTGEIYLTVRGMSCAACVARVERAVSELPGVLKVAVSLPAESARATFYPGTVTPTQIKEAIAGLGYEVAEKATGQEALDLERQARRQEIRRQARNMWIAWPLSLLVMLGMFRDVWILPRFVPEFMGNTLFLWALTTPVVFIAGWQFFVHSFNGLKKGATDMNLLYATGIGAAYIIATINTFWPGAGFGGKGATFFESAALLTAFIVLGRYLEALTRGRVSEAIRKLLNLQPKTARVIREGREMEIAALDVVPGDVVVVRPGESIPVDGRVIEGHSAVDESMITGESIPVEKKPGDEVIGATINKTGTFKFKATRVGRDTALAQIIRLVEDAQATKAPVQRLADLVAGHFIAGVHVLALVVFLFWFFYGYHTFFRPDSHFILSPYNLAQVGVFGFALLLSVTTLVISCPCALGLATPSAMMAGTGKGAENGILFKGADAVEATAALQVVLFDKTGTITRGEPSLTDVIPAPGFTREEVLSLAAAAEKNSEHPLGEAIVRGAEKDGLNVEDAENFEAIPGHGIKARYRGRSILLGNRRLMEREGVPFETLLPYVESLEQDGKTAMLLAVDGQAAGVIAVADTIKENVPQAIARLKKMGIQVIMITGDNRRTAEAIARQAGIEKVLAEVLPQDKAEEVRKLQARGLRVAMVGDGINDAPALAAADVGMAIGTGTDIAKETGEVILIKADLRDVVSAIEIARATMRKVRQNLVWAFIYNSLGIPIAAGVLYPFTGLIVSPELAAFFMAMSSVSVTLNTLLLKRFVPSMKRG from the coding sequence ATGAAACAAATCAGCATTCCCGTGGAAGGTATGACCTGTGCGGCATGCGTGGCCCGGGTGGAGCGGGCCTTAAAAAATACCCCCGGGGTAGCGGGGGCGGTGGTCAACCTGGTCACCGGAAAGGCCAACGTGAAATATGATCCGGATAAGGTATCCCTGGAAGAGCTGGTCAATACCATCCGGGAACTGGGCTACCAGGTACCCACCGGGGAAATATACCTGACCGTAAGGGGCATGAGCTGCGCGGCCTGTGTAGCCCGGGTGGAACGGGCAGTTTCCGAACTGCCCGGAGTATTAAAGGTAGCTGTAAGCCTCCCCGCGGAATCCGCCCGGGCAACCTTTTATCCGGGTACGGTGACACCGACCCAAATTAAAGAAGCAATCGCCGGTCTGGGCTACGAGGTGGCCGAGAAGGCCACGGGACAGGAAGCCCTGGACCTGGAGAGGCAGGCCCGCCGGCAGGAAATACGCCGCCAAGCCCGGAACATGTGGATTGCCTGGCCCCTATCCCTCCTGGTAATGCTGGGCATGTTCCGGGACGTGTGGATTCTCCCCCGTTTTGTTCCCGAGTTTATGGGCAATACCCTCTTTTTGTGGGCGCTGACCACCCCGGTGGTCTTCATCGCCGGCTGGCAGTTCTTCGTGCACAGCTTCAACGGCCTAAAGAAGGGCGCCACCGATATGAACCTTCTCTATGCCACGGGAATAGGAGCTGCTTATATCATCGCCACCATTAACACTTTCTGGCCCGGGGCCGGCTTTGGGGGCAAAGGGGCCACCTTTTTTGAATCGGCCGCCCTGTTAACCGCCTTTATCGTCCTGGGCCGCTACCTGGAAGCCCTCACCCGGGGGCGTGTCTCCGAAGCCATTCGGAAGCTGCTGAACCTGCAGCCCAAAACCGCCCGGGTGATCCGGGAAGGCCGGGAGATGGAAATTGCCGCCCTTGATGTGGTACCCGGCGATGTGGTTGTGGTGCGTCCCGGGGAAAGTATCCCGGTGGACGGAAGGGTAATTGAAGGGCATTCGGCGGTGGACGAGTCCATGATCACCGGGGAAAGCATCCCGGTGGAGAAAAAGCCGGGTGACGAAGTAATTGGAGCCACCATCAACAAAACCGGAACCTTTAAATTTAAGGCCACCAGGGTGGGGCGGGACACGGCCCTGGCCCAGATCATCCGCCTGGTGGAAGACGCCCAGGCCACCAAGGCACCGGTGCAAAGGCTGGCCGATCTGGTGGCCGGACACTTCATTGCCGGAGTCCATGTACTGGCGCTGGTCGTTTTCCTCTTCTGGTTTTTTTACGGTTACCACACCTTTTTCCGGCCGGACAGTCACTTTATCCTGTCACCTTACAATCTGGCCCAGGTGGGAGTCTTTGGCTTCGCCCTGCTTTTAAGCGTGACCACCCTGGTCATTTCCTGCCCCTGCGCCCTGGGACTGGCCACTCCCAGCGCCATGATGGCCGGGACGGGAAAGGGAGCTGAAAACGGCATTCTCTTCAAAGGAGCCGATGCTGTGGAGGCCACCGCCGCACTGCAGGTGGTACTGTTCGACAAAACGGGCACCATCACCCGGGGTGAACCTTCCCTCACCGACGTCATCCCCGCCCCCGGCTTCACGCGGGAGGAAGTGCTCAGCCTGGCCGCCGCGGCGGAGAAGAACTCCGAACACCCCCTGGGTGAAGCAATTGTCCGCGGAGCCGAAAAGGACGGGCTGAACGTGGAAGATGCCGAGAATTTCGAGGCCATCCCCGGCCACGGCATCAAAGCCCGCTACCGGGGCCGCTCCATATTGCTGGGCAACCGCCGGTTAATGGAAAGGGAAGGCGTGCCTTTTGAAACCCTGCTGCCCTATGTAGAATCCCTGGAGCAGGATGGAAAAACCGCCATGCTCCTGGCGGTGGACGGGCAGGCGGCCGGGGTAATTGCGGTGGCCGATACGATAAAGGAAAACGTTCCCCAGGCCATCGCCAGGCTGAAAAAAATGGGTATACAGGTCATCATGATCACCGGCGACAACCGCCGCACCGCCGAAGCCATCGCTCGCCAGGCGGGTATTGAAAAAGTACTGGCGGAAGTGCTGCCCCAGGACAAGGCCGAAGAGGTGCGCAAGCTGCAGGCCCGCGGCCTGCGGGTAGCCATGGTGGGAGACGGTATCAACGACGCCCCGGCCCTGGCGGCCGCCGACGTGGGCATGGCCATTGGCACGGGCACAGACATCGCCAAGGAAACGGGCGAGGTAATCCTGATCAAGGCCGACCTGCGGGACGTGGTTTCGGCCATAGAAATAGCCCGGGCGACGATGCGCAAAGTGCGCCAAAACCTGGTCTGGGCCTTTATTTACAACAGCCTGGGCATTCCCATTGCCGCCGGCGTGCTCTACCCCTTTACTGGCCTGATTGTAAGCCCGGAGCTGGCCGCCTTCTTTATGGCTATGAGCTCGGTATCGGTAACCCTGAACACCCTGCTCTTAAAACGTTTTGTCCCCTCCATGAAGAGGGGATAA
- a CDS encoding metal-sensitive transcriptional regulator encodes MREVSDQDLAYVERNKEDLLSRLKKIEGQIRGIQKMIEEDRYCVDILLQISATRAALQKVALSLLRSHTRGCVAQAIRQNRGDEAIDELMQVLDQFTK; translated from the coding sequence ATGAGAGAAGTGAGTGATCAAGATTTGGCCTATGTAGAAAGAAACAAGGAAGACCTCTTGAGCCGCTTAAAAAAAATTGAAGGACAGATCCGCGGTATTCAAAAGATGATTGAGGAAGACCGCTACTGCGTGGATATCCTCCTGCAGATCAGTGCCACCCGGGCGGCACTGCAAAAAGTAGCCCTATCCCTTTTGCGCAGCCATACACGGGGATGCGTGGCCCAGGCCATCCGCCAGAACCGGGGTGACGAGGCCATCGATGAGCTGATGCAGGTATTGGATCAATTTACCAAATAA
- the yedF gene encoding sulfurtransferase-like selenium metabolism protein YedF: MLKKEVDCRGLACPQPVINTKKALEEIPAGEIIVTVDNPVARENVTMFATSAGYPVQVAEKEGNFVITITKGESPEKAPDNPMKPVAQSTGEARPLIYFFTSNLLGQGAPELGMTLLKSLCATLAETDPPPDKLIFLNTGVFLTCTNSPVLQHLKKMAEKGTDILSCGTCLDYYKLKDKLQVGRVSNMYEINEALSGPGKVINVP, from the coding sequence ATGTTGAAAAAAGAAGTGGACTGCCGGGGGCTGGCCTGCCCCCAGCCGGTGATCAACACCAAGAAAGCGCTGGAAGAAATCCCTGCCGGTGAAATAATCGTCACCGTAGACAACCCGGTAGCCCGGGAAAACGTAACCATGTTTGCCACCAGCGCCGGCTATCCCGTACAGGTTGCAGAAAAGGAAGGCAACTTTGTAATCACCATAACCAAAGGGGAATCGCCGGAAAAAGCCCCGGACAACCCCATGAAACCCGTAGCACAAAGTACCGGGGAAGCCCGCCCCCTGATCTATTTCTTCACTTCCAACCTGCTGGGGCAGGGTGCTCCCGAACTGGGGATGACACTGTTGAAAAGTTTATGCGCCACCCTGGCCGAAACCGACCCACCCCCTGATAAGCTCATCTTTTTAAATACGGGGGTATTCCTGACCTGCACCAACTCCCCGGTCCTGCAACATTTAAAAAAGATGGCCGAAAAGGGCACGGACATCCTCTCCTGCGGCACCTGTCTGGACTACTACAAGCTAAAGGACAAGCTCCAGGTGGGCCGGGTAAGCAACATGTATGAAATTAACGAAGCCTTATCGGGTCCTGGAAAGGTGATCAACGTACCGTAG